In the Breoghania sp. genome, GTCGATTGCCGGGTTTCCGGTGATCACATAGGCAAGCCGGGTTTTCAGGGTTGCCTCCAGCGCCCATTGCTCGTCCCGCACGGTGCGCTCGCGCGGTGCGGTGCTCGCCTGCGACTGGGCATGGCTGTCGGTTGGCAACCCGGCTACGAGTAGGCCCGCCAGAAGTGCTGCGGTCATGCCTGTCGGTCGTTGCAACAGCCGCCAGCCGCCGCCCAGAACGAGAACCGCAAGAGCATCGGCGACCAGCAGCAGGAAGACGATTACAAAGAGGCCTGCGCGCAAATCGAGAGGCCCGGCTCGGTTGTAGCTTTCAACCGTGACGCCAGCGCCCAGACGATCAGGGTCAAAGGGAACGAGGCCCGCATCGGGCTTGAGGAGATTGAGCGCCCGGAACGCATCGTCGGCACCATAGAGGCCCGGGGGATGCTCGCGGCCGGGCTCGGTCTTGTCGATATCGGCCACGGCAACCGGCTTGGCGGTGATGGTGGGGCTTGAAAAGCGGCCATGTCCATCGAGCAACCGCATCGGCGCCAATGTCGCCTTGTCCGCCGTTTCGCCTTGCGCGGGCGTGGAAGCCGTGGCGACGGAGAATGACAGGATGCGCCTCAGCATCTCCACGAAGGTGCCCGACAGGGGGAGGTTGGACCAGCTCGTGTCGCCGGTCACGTGGAAGAGCACGATCCAGCCGCGATCCAGCGCCATGGCGGTGACGAGCGGTGTGCCGTCGGCAAGGCTCGCCCATGTCTTGTCGGGCAGGGTTGCATCGGGTTCGGCCAGAACCTGCCGGGTGACGGCGACGTCATCGGGTACGGGCAGGCCCGCGAAGGGGCCGTTTTCGGAAAAGCTGCCAAGCGGTTGCGGCTGTTCCCACGAGAGGCTTCCGCCCAGGGCGCGGCCGCCGCTTCGAAGGTCCACGGGGATCAGGTCGTCGCTGCGTGCAGCCATGTGCGGCCCGGCGAAACGCACCAGAACCCCACCGGCCCCTACCCAGCGGCGCAGCGCGTCCGATGTCTCCGGCGGCACGTTGCCGATATCGGCCATCAGCAGCACGGAAATGTTCTGTTCGATCAGGTCCGGCACGGCTGTTGTGAGGTCGAGGGTTCTCGGCTCGCGCAGGTCCGCAAAGGGCGTCAGCGCCCGGCGCAGATAATAGAGGGGAGCCAGCAGGGGTTGCGCGCGCGCTGGCGCTTCGCCGGAAATCAGCCCGACGGTGCGCCGCCGCCAGCGTTCGTCGATGAGTTGGACGCTTCCCGCCGTGTCCTGACCGGAAATCTGCAATCGGGCGATCTCGTTGCGCAGTTCCACCGGAAGCTCAAAGCGCACATCCGCTTGTGGATCGCCCGCGCCAAGGGAGGCGGTCGCCTCTGCGATCACGAGGCCCTTGAGGTCCAGCGCCTGCACAGTGACGTTGCGCGCATTCCCAGCGCCTTCGCGGATTACGGTCGCGGTCAGGGCGTCGGCATCGTTGCGTGCGTCCTTCAGCCCGAGCGGCAGGGCGTCCGGCATGTAGAGGGTCGCTGGCGTGTCGGCGAACTGGCTCAGGCCTTCGGCAAATCGGTTTACGGCGTCGCCGCCAAGCCCATCCTGCAGCCATGTGATCGAGCCCGGCGGCGTTTCGTTGGCGGCCTGGCGCAAGGCGGGTTGCAACTCATCCGGGGTCGCTGCCCATGAACGCGGCTCCAGCGCGCGCAGTCGCTCGCGCGCTTCTGCGGCGCTTGTCGGGAGCACCTGTTGTCCCGGTCCATCGGCCGTGGCTGCAAGCAGGACCGGCCTGCCGTCTTCCTCCGCCTGATCGATCAGGCGTTCGGCGGTGATGAGATGGGCCTCCCAGTCGGGGGCGGCCGTCCAGCCATTGTCGACAAGCAGCCAGAGCGGGCCGTCGCCGCGGGTCGCTTCCGCGAGGGGGCGCCAGATCGGGCCGGCAAGCGCGATGATGAGCGCAGCCGCCATGAGCAGGCGCAGCAGCGTCAGCCACCAGGGGCTGCGAGACGGGGTCTCCTCCTGTTTTTCCACGTCGAGAAGCAGGCGTGTCGGCGGGAAGGCGACTTCCTTCGGGCGCGGCGGTGTAAACCGCAGCAGCCACCAGATGGCAGGCAGGGCCACAAGCGCGGCAAGCACGAATGGTGCGGTGAAGGCGAGTGGCAGGCCGAACATCATGCGCCTCCCATTGCCGCAGCAGCGCCGCGCGGTACGCCTTCGGCGCTGTCGGCCAGGCGGCCATGCAGCGAGAGAAGGGGCTCGCTTGCGGGCCTGTCGGTATGATGGATGAGGAAGGTCCAGCCCGCCTTGCGGGTCAGTTCATTGATTTCCAGGCGGTGCTGCGCCAAACGCTTTTGGTAGATCTCGCGCCAGGTTTCGGCGCGGCCAGCGGTGAGCCTGAGGCCGGTTTCCGGGTCGCGGAATTCGGTGCGACCCGCGAAGGGGAAGGTCTCTTCCACCGGATCCATGATCTGGACGAGGTGCCCACGGGCGCCGGTCGCGGCAACGCGCCGAACCCAATCGGCGATTTCCTCGATCGGATCCAGCAAGTCTCCGATCAGCACCACTTCCGAAAAACGGCCGATGCCATGCGTGTCCGGCAAGGAGATCGGCTGCGAGGCATGGGCGAGCGTCGCGGCGATCCGCTCCGCTGCATTTCGGTTGGAGGTTGGCCGCGTCAGCCCCGTCAGGCCGATGCGCTCGCCTCCCCGTGCCAACAGTTCCGACAGGCCAAGCAGCAACACCAGCGCCCGGTCGCGTTTGGTTGCGCCGGCAAGGCGGGAGCGGAAGGTCATGGAGGTGGTGAGATCCGACCAGAGCCAGACGGTATGAGCGGCCTCCCATTCCCGTTCCCGGACGAAGAGATGATCGTCGCGCGCCGAACGACGCCAGTCGATGCGCTTGACGGGTTCGCCCAGATTGAAGGGGCGGAATTGCCAGAAGGTTTCGCCGGGGCCCGCCCGGCGGCGGCCATGCCAACCGGCTGCCACCGTGTTGGCGATATGGCGTGCTTCCACAAGCAGATCGGGCAGCGCCTCCGCCACCGTGCGCGCCTCGCCGACGACATTCGGCCAGGTTTCTTCGGATGTCGATCTCTGCTCGGGTCGTGGCTGCATTTCTGGTCCGTGTCGGGCCCGGCCGCTTGCGCTGAATACGCCGTTGCGCCGGGGTGTTAATGCACCGTCCTGTGTGGAACGGGAGCAAGCAGGGTCAGTCGAGCTTGGCCTTCAGTTCCCCGATGACGTTTCGGATCGTGTGGCCGTCGGCGCGCGCCGCGAAGGTCAGCGCCATGCGGTGTTGCAGGACAGGTTCGGCCAGCGCCATGACATCATCGAGCGAAGGCGAGAGGCGGCCTTGCAGAAGGGCGCGGGCGCGCACCGTCAACATCAGGGCTTGGGAGGCGCGCGGACCGGGACCCCAGGCGATGAGGCGGGTCTGCGGTGAATTCTCGTCCCCGGGACGGGCGGAACGAACCAGTTTCAGGATTGCTTCCACGACGGAATCGCCGACCGGAATGCGGCGCACGAGATTCTGGAAGGAGGCGAGTTCCGCCGCCGACAGGATCGCCGTGGCGGTCGCCTCTTTGGCGCTCGTCGTCTCCAGCAGGATCCGGCGTTCCGCATCGAGATCGGGATAGAAGACGTCGATCTGCATCAGGAAGCGATCGAGCTGGGCTTCGGGAAGGGGATAGGTCCCTTCCTGTTCCAGCGGGTTCTGGGTGGCGAGCACATGGAAGGGGCGCGGCACCGGGTGGGACGAACCCGCCACGGTGACGTGATATTCCTGCATGGCCTGAAGCAGCGCGGATTGTGTGCGCGGGCTGGCGCGGTTGATTTCGTCCGCCATCAGGAGCTGGGCGAAGACAGGGCCGGGAATGAAGCGGAAGGAGCGGCTGCCATCGGCGGCCTGTTCCAGCACTTCCGCGCCCAGAATGTCGGAGGGCATCAGATCGGGGGTGAACTGGATGCGGTTGGCATCGAGACCGATAACCGTGCCCAGCGTTTCCACGAGCTTGGTCTTGGCGAGGCCGGGAACCCCGACAAGCAGTCCGTGGCCGCCAGCGAGAATTGTCACGAGCGAGTTGTCCACGACCGGTTGCTGGCCGAAAATCACCCGCCCGATTTCCTCTCGCGCAGCTGCCAGTTTTTCAACAGCGGCTTCGGCTTCAGCGACGATTGCGTCGGATTCGGCGGTCATGATGGCGCTCATTCGTTTCTCCGGCAGTGATGCCGCGGGTCGGCGCGGCGAGAAAACGGGTCAGGCGACCAATCGGCGTATCGATCGCTTTTGCCAGATCGAGCCCGATATTCCGCCCGATCAGCTGGGAAGGCATGGGACGAAAGAAAACGGGATCTCTGTGAAATGTCTCAAATTGTTTCCGCACCCGTCGGTGCGTTCGAACAGTTTACGCAATCATAGCCCTCACGCACCACTTCCCTTTGTTTGAGATGGTCATTTTTACGTCCCTCCACTGGATTTGATGGGCCAATACTGACAGAAACATGGCGGAGGAATACGCTTGAGTGCGTAGGATTTTGCGAAATCCCATGCGCGAAAAGAGCAGGTTGGGGAGGACGACATGCCGGATCACTTTGATGTGACCCCGACGGGGCTTCAGGAACTCATCCGACGCGCGGCCCCGTCCGGGCGCGGACTTCCGCCGGTGGAACGGTGGGAGCCGGACTATTGCGGCGCCATCGACATGCGCATCGCCGCCGATGGTTCCTGGCATTATATGGGAACGCCGATCAACCGCGAGGCTCTGGTGCGGCTCTTCTCCACGGTTCTGCGCCACGATGCCGATGGCGGTTTCTATCTCGTGACGCCCGTGGAAAAGATCGGCATCACCGTGGAAGATGCTCCCTTCATTGCGGTGGAAATGCACGCGGAGGGGAAGGGCCGCGCGCAGACGCTGACCTTTCGCACCAATGTTGGTGATGTGGTGGTCGCGGGGGAGGAGCATCCCATCCGTTTCGCGTTGGAGGCGGACACGGACGGCTTGAAGCCCTATATTCATGTGCGGGGCCGGCTTGAGGCAAAGCTCGCCCGACCGCTGCTTTACGAGATGGCGGAGCTGGCCGTGGAGTGGCCGGACGAGACCGGCGAGACCCGCTTTGGCATTTGGAGCGGCGGTTGTTTCTTCGCCATGGATGATCCTGAAACGGAATTCGGCGCAACAGGAGACGATGCGGACAGATGAAGCTGGATGCACTCGACACCGCGAAGCTGGTTGAGGCCCCCTTCAGCGCCGGGGCATTTCGCGATCGCGTCCTGAC is a window encoding:
- a CDS encoding DUF4159 domain-containing protein; translated protein: MFGLPLAFTAPFVLAALVALPAIWWLLRFTPPRPKEVAFPPTRLLLDVEKQEETPSRSPWWLTLLRLLMAAALIIALAGPIWRPLAEATRGDGPLWLLVDNGWTAAPDWEAHLITAERLIDQAEEDGRPVLLAATADGPGQQVLPTSAAEARERLRALEPRSWAATPDELQPALRQAANETPPGSITWLQDGLGGDAVNRFAEGLSQFADTPATLYMPDALPLGLKDARNDADALTATVIREGAGNARNVTVQALDLKGLVIAEATASLGAGDPQADVRFELPVELRNEIARLQISGQDTAGSVQLIDERWRRRTVGLISGEAPARAQPLLAPLYYLRRALTPFADLREPRTLDLTTAVPDLIEQNISVLLMADIGNVPPETSDALRRWVGAGGVLVRFAGPHMAARSDDLIPVDLRSGGRALGGSLSWEQPQPLGSFSENGPFAGLPVPDDVAVTRQVLAEPDATLPDKTWASLADGTPLVTAMALDRGWIVLFHVTGDTSWSNLPLSGTFVEMLRRILSFSVATASTPAQGETADKATLAPMRLLDGHGRFSSPTITAKPVAVADIDKTEPGREHPPGLYGADDAFRALNLLKPDAGLVPFDPDRLGAGVTVESYNRAGPLDLRAGLFVIVFLLLVADALAVLVLGGGWRLLQRPTGMTAALLAGLLVAGLPTDSHAQSQASTAPRERTVRDEQWALEATLKTRLAYVITGNPAIDETSRAGLLGLSYYLGSRTALEPGEPMGVQVETDELSFFPLLYWPIDEASPTPDEQTMARIDAYMRSGGSILFDTRDQMGGNAATGGYGASPATLKLREMLSSLDIPTLEPVPSDHVLTKAFYLLETFPGRWNSGDLWVEASPDAETMSDRPVRGGDGVSPILITSNDFAGAWAIDETGSPLYPTVPPDMTQRELAFRSGVNIVMYTLTGNYKADQVHVPALLERLGQ
- a CDS encoding DUF58 domain-containing protein, with amino-acid sequence MQPRPEQRSTSEETWPNVVGEARTVAEALPDLLVEARHIANTVAAGWHGRRRAGPGETFWQFRPFNLGEPVKRIDWRRSARDDHLFVREREWEAAHTVWLWSDLTTSMTFRSRLAGATKRDRALVLLLGLSELLARGGERIGLTGLTRPTSNRNAAERIAATLAHASQPISLPDTHGIGRFSEVVLIGDLLDPIEEIADWVRRVAATGARGHLVQIMDPVEETFPFAGRTEFRDPETGLRLTAGRAETWREIYQKRLAQHRLEINELTRKAGWTFLIHHTDRPASEPLLSLHGRLADSAEGVPRGAAAAMGGA
- a CDS encoding MoxR family ATPase, which produces MSAIMTAESDAIVAEAEAAVEKLAAAREEIGRVIFGQQPVVDNSLVTILAGGHGLLVGVPGLAKTKLVETLGTVIGLDANRIQFTPDLMPSDILGAEVLEQAADGSRSFRFIPGPVFAQLLMADEINRASPRTQSALLQAMQEYHVTVAGSSHPVPRPFHVLATQNPLEQEGTYPLPEAQLDRFLMQIDVFYPDLDAERRILLETTSAKEATATAILSAAELASFQNLVRRIPVGDSVVEAILKLVRSARPGDENSPQTRLIAWGPGPRASQALMLTVRARALLQGRLSPSLDDVMALAEPVLQHRMALTFAARADGHTIRNVIGELKAKLD
- a CDS encoding DUF1285 domain-containing protein; amino-acid sequence: MPDHFDVTPTGLQELIRRAAPSGRGLPPVERWEPDYCGAIDMRIAADGSWHYMGTPINREALVRLFSTVLRHDADGGFYLVTPVEKIGITVEDAPFIAVEMHAEGKGRAQTLTFRTNVGDVVVAGEEHPIRFALEADTDGLKPYIHVRGRLEAKLARPLLYEMAELAVEWPDETGETRFGIWSGGCFFAMDDPETEFGATGDDADR